From Haloplanus rubicundus, one genomic window encodes:
- a CDS encoding DUF192 domain-containing protein, producing the protein MYNPTHAEPTVDSPDCEKTAEAPIPIFERRATVVSALVIGVTVFAVAGAVFLLGVGASSTELKSPVIDDNPPTHRVFFENQRGQILWVYDVWVADTDPERYQGLSGTETLAEDTGLLFVYDQEAADRTIVMREMHYPIDVVFIDGSGTVTAVHSAASEPGVRDDELTHYSGRARWILEIPHGTAERHAIVPGTSIQITGPTHAFDPQSASHQEGSSR; encoded by the coding sequence ATGTACAACCCAACCCACGCTGAGCCGACTGTCGACTCGCCTGATTGCGAGAAGACAGCCGAGGCTCCCATCCCAATATTCGAACGCCGAGCGACGGTCGTCTCGGCGTTGGTGATTGGTGTGACGGTCTTCGCTGTCGCCGGTGCCGTCTTCCTGTTGGGAGTTGGAGCTTCCTCAACGGAACTCAAGTCGCCGGTGATCGACGATAATCCGCCAACTCACCGGGTGTTCTTTGAGAACCAGCGTGGGCAGATCCTGTGGGTGTATGATGTCTGGGTGGCCGACACGGATCCCGAGCGCTATCAGGGCCTGAGCGGGACCGAGACACTCGCCGAGGATACCGGTCTGCTGTTTGTCTACGACCAGGAAGCTGCCGACCGGACAATCGTGATGCGTGAGATGCACTATCCAATCGATGTCGTCTTCATCGACGGATCGGGAACCGTCACGGCGGTCCACTCGGCAGCCTCCGAACCCGGAGTTCGCGACGACGAGCTCACGCACTACTCCGGACGAGCGCGATGGATCCTTGAAATTCCTCACGGAACCGCGGAGCGCCACGCCATCGTCCCGGGGACTTCGATTCAGATTACTGGGCCGACGCATGCGTTCGACCCGCAGTCAGCATCCCATCAGGAAGGTAGTTCGAGATGA
- a CDS encoding zinc ribbon domain-containing protein, giving the protein MLHCPNCGSQAKEVHHYCGSCGRALSDIAESETDPPMAIDREGFLSVRSLSYVNELLEGERELDHDSVSYTQLSRDVSAAFADFARLAMVNDLDLLQLWAAGSNTDALSMSVDDMNSNQFRDWLAAIGLGRTLRMYDDALHTEFEDQFNDRLQKLIEFANEELDDQEFSE; this is encoded by the coding sequence ATGCTCCACTGCCCGAATTGCGGAAGTCAGGCCAAAGAAGTTCACCACTATTGCGGATCCTGCGGACGGGCGTTATCCGATATTGCAGAGTCGGAAACCGATCCACCGATGGCGATTGATAGAGAGGGATTCCTGTCGGTGCGCTCGCTTTCTTACGTCAACGAACTGCTGGAGGGAGAGCGAGAACTTGACCATGACTCAGTCTCCTACACGCAGTTATCTCGGGATGTGAGCGCAGCATTTGCTGATTTTGCTCGATTAGCGATGGTGAATGACCTCGATCTTCTCCAACTATGGGCTGCTGGTTCGAACACGGATGCGCTGAGTATGTCCGTCGACGATATGAACAGCAATCAGTTCCGAGACTGGCTTGCCGCCATCGGGCTAGGACGAACTCTTCGGATGTACGATGATGCGCTCCACACCGAATTCGAGGACCAGTTCAACGACAGATTACAGAAGTTGATTGAGTTCGCAAATGAGGAACTCGACGATCAAGAATTCTCTGAGTAG